The Candidatus Caldatribacterium sp. nucleotide sequence TGTATCTTGCGCTTTGCCTTTGCTTCCCTCTACACCAGAGCCACGAGAGGTTAGCCCGGGAGTTCCTCGAAGAGCTCCTCAGGGAGAGTCCCTTTCCTGTACGGGGCATCCAGGTGGATGGAGGGAGCGAGTTCTATGGGGAGTTTGAGGAGGCCTGCAGAGAATATGGCATTGAGCTCTTCGTCCTTCCTCCCCGTTCCCCCACATCGGTGGGGTGGTGGAACGGTTGAATCGGACCTTCCGGGAGGAGTTCTGGGCTTACTACGATGATGCCGTTGATCTCAAAACCATGAGGGACCATCTCAAAAGGTGGACGGAAGAGGTGTATAATCGAAGAAGACCTCATTGGAGTTTAGGGAGAGGACCCCTGGGAGTACCTGAGGGATACTGGAATTGTAGAGTGTCCCACATGATGTGAACCTAAACGCCCTCTTGACTCCTGGAAATTTGCTGCTAAAATATAGGATGCGCACGGCCGGTTGTGCCGGAGTG carries:
- a CDS encoding transposase, producing MNRTFREEFWAYYDDAVDLKTMRDHLKRWTEEVYNRRRPHWSLGRGPLGVPEGYWNCRVSHMM